A region from the Tahibacter amnicola genome encodes:
- a CDS encoding PQQ-dependent sugar dehydrogenase translates to MRFDSALLRIGWQRATASPDSDLFCRRPHAGVILQGVVMLATMLTMLTPVALLQTGAVVTFEPVAGALDRVTGITSTAAVPQTVWISEQVGRLRLVENGTLRPLPFLDITSRVKSTGFEQGLTGFALAPGFPAVPEFYVHYIRADDASVIARFALLPGPVLAGDAASEQILMVVPQPHPTHNCNQLHFGPADGMLYIGCGDGGPPFTPFYDPQSLSDLHGKILRIDVTNVPPGHIYGIPPDNPFVGLPGAAGEVWAVGLRNPYRFSFDSANNDLWISDVGQSHWEEVNHVSAVAPAGVNFGWNRMEGAHCYPPGSTCSTAGLHVPAISYYHGVGCAVIGGVRLRQSQLPAIEARYTYADFCTGDVFAAYPAGGAWETYRLGVFPQMPTAFGMTPEGELWIGSYGVGDATVYRVRQIDSIFVDGLGG, encoded by the coding sequence ATGAGGTTCGACAGCGCCTTGTTGCGCATCGGATGGCAACGGGCCACTGCGAGCCCGGATAGCGACCTGTTCTGCCGGCGGCCCCACGCCGGCGTGATCCTCCAGGGGGTGGTGATGCTGGCGACGATGCTGACGATGCTAACCCCGGTGGCGCTGCTGCAGACGGGCGCCGTCGTGACCTTCGAACCCGTTGCCGGCGCGCTCGATCGCGTCACCGGCATCACCTCGACGGCCGCTGTGCCGCAGACGGTATGGATCAGCGAGCAGGTCGGCCGGCTGCGCCTGGTCGAGAACGGCACCCTGCGGCCATTGCCCTTCCTGGATATCACCAGTCGCGTCAAATCCACCGGCTTCGAGCAGGGACTGACGGGCTTTGCGCTGGCGCCGGGATTTCCGGCTGTACCTGAGTTTTACGTGCACTACATCCGTGCGGACGATGCGTCCGTCATCGCGCGCTTTGCGCTCCTGCCCGGGCCGGTGCTGGCGGGCGACGCGGCTTCCGAGCAGATCCTCATGGTGGTGCCGCAGCCGCATCCGACCCACAACTGCAACCAGCTCCACTTCGGGCCCGCCGACGGCATGCTCTACATCGGCTGTGGCGATGGCGGCCCGCCGTTCACGCCGTTCTACGACCCGCAGTCGCTGTCCGATCTGCACGGCAAGATCCTGCGCATCGACGTCACCAACGTGCCGCCGGGGCACATTTATGGCATCCCGCCGGACAATCCCTTCGTCGGCCTGCCGGGCGCGGCTGGCGAGGTCTGGGCCGTCGGCCTGCGCAATCCCTATCGCTTCAGCTTCGATAGCGCCAACAACGACCTGTGGATATCGGATGTCGGGCAGTCGCACTGGGAGGAGGTCAACCACGTGTCTGCCGTCGCGCCGGCCGGTGTGAACTTCGGCTGGAACCGCATGGAAGGCGCGCACTGCTATCCACCGGGTAGCACGTGCAGCACGGCGGGCCTGCACGTGCCCGCGATCAGCTACTACCACGGTGTGGGCTGCGCCGTGATCGGCGGCGTTCGCCTGCGCCAGAGCCAGTTGCCGGCGATCGAGGCGCGCTACACCTACGCGGATTTCTGCACCGGCGATGTCTTCGCCGCCTATCCGGCCGGAGGTGCGTGGGAGACCTACCGGCTGGGCGTCTTCCCGCAGATGCCGACGGCGTTCGGCATGACGCCCGAAGGCGAGCTGTGGATCGGCAGCTACGGCGTGGGCGACGCCACGGTGTACCGGGTGCGGCAGATCGACTCGATCTTCGTCGACGGTCTTGGCGGCTGA
- a CDS encoding SDR family oxidoreductase has protein sequence MRVLVLGAGGFIGSAIVDRLIESGHCPVLGGRDPKVLSARWPGWPTLAFDFERECSVAEWVQRLEGVDAVVTAVGIIRERHADEFVAVHERGPRALYAACAQKGGMAIVHISALGADAEAASAYHRTKRDLDAYLSTLPLPWTILQPSLVFGPEGASSQLFLMLATSPLIVLPAGGPQPVQPVHRDDVVSAVLGALSQPRGCGRLAVVGGRCMPMAEYLLTLRRGMGYRRGWVWRAPVALVRIGSRLGIGGGVADRDTLAMLERGSCADAGPMARLIGRTPRAPDAFLDGKDAAQARRAAVLGWAIPFARWTLAALWIATGIVSAWFYPREESLALLARTGLTGGVAVGALYGASVLDLALGFGVLWKVTRGASYVAQLALMLGYTAIISVCLPEYWLHPYGPVTKNLPIFALTVLLWQLDTRPAKPGATRQQ, from the coding sequence ATGCGCGTTCTGGTGCTTGGTGCGGGCGGCTTCATCGGCTCGGCGATCGTGGACCGGCTGATTGAATCGGGCCATTGTCCGGTGCTCGGAGGCCGCGATCCGAAAGTCTTGTCCGCCCGCTGGCCCGGGTGGCCGACGCTGGCGTTCGATTTCGAGCGTGAGTGCAGCGTCGCGGAATGGGTCCAGCGCCTGGAAGGCGTCGATGCCGTCGTGACCGCCGTCGGCATCATTCGCGAGCGGCATGCTGACGAGTTCGTCGCGGTACACGAGCGCGGCCCGCGGGCCCTGTATGCCGCCTGTGCGCAGAAAGGCGGAATGGCCATTGTCCATATTTCAGCACTCGGTGCGGACGCGGAGGCAGCCAGCGCCTACCACCGCACCAAACGTGACCTCGACGCCTACCTATCCACCCTTCCGCTGCCCTGGACCATCCTGCAGCCCTCGCTCGTCTTCGGTCCGGAAGGGGCCAGCTCGCAGCTGTTCCTGATGCTGGCGACGTCGCCGCTCATCGTGCTGCCGGCGGGCGGGCCCCAGCCGGTACAGCCGGTGCATCGCGACGATGTGGTGAGCGCCGTCCTTGGTGCCCTGTCGCAGCCGCGCGGGTGCGGGCGCCTGGCCGTGGTCGGCGGCCGCTGCATGCCGATGGCCGAGTACCTGCTCACGCTGCGCCGCGGCATGGGCTACCGCCGCGGCTGGGTCTGGCGCGCGCCGGTGGCACTGGTGCGGATTGGCAGCCGGCTGGGCATCGGCGGTGGCGTCGCCGACCGCGACACCCTGGCCATGCTCGAGCGCGGCAGCTGCGCCGACGCAGGCCCAATGGCCCGGCTCATCGGCCGCACGCCGCGCGCACCGGACGCATTCCTCGACGGCAAGGACGCCGCACAGGCCCGGCGCGCGGCGGTGCTCGGCTGGGCCATTCCGTTTGCCCGTTGGACGCTCGCGGCGCTGTGGATCGCCACCGGCATCGTCTCGGCTTGGTTCTATCCGCGCGAGGAGAGCCTGGCACTGCTCGCGCGCACCGGCCTGACTGGCGGTGTTGCGGTTGGCGCGCTGTACGGGGCTTCGGTACTGGACCTGGCACTGGGATTCGGCGTGCTATGGAAGGTCACCCGCGGCGCGAGCTATGTGGCCCAGCTTGCGCTGATGCTCGGATACACCGCGATCATCAGCGTGTGTCTGCCGGAATACTGGCTCCATCCTTATGGGCCGGTGACCAAGAACCTGCCGATCTTCGCCCTGACCGTACTGCTATGGCAGCTGGACACACGACCGGCGAAGCCCGGCGCGACGCGCCAGCAGTGA
- a CDS encoding FG-GAP repeat domain-containing protein, translating into MNAFRYRFLSLALLLMVVPPAHSVVQSPVLKWQYAGCSASDCQTGWYASPAAFDLDNDGQVEVIWGGQDIASFNGATGATEWQQPGSARIWPAIAVADLEGDGPVEVIVGRGSNQVAVYSNAGVLRSGWPKNPFSGGEVRTLAVEDLESDGDLEIVVGRGSSGSTLQVNVYEHTGVVRTGWPARRTGEPGFGAGLYNENIAIADMNGDGFKEIFAPTDTHYINAFARNGDQLRASTLYGTPGGVAKFWSQVGVHVDQAADLAGFADCGVQHRPNFANAAPAVGDLDGDGSLELVFPGDVYNCDIGDPDGDLYYLPWILRMDRTRWAASGYDWTVIPAPGASGPALTQDYTVIESSVSNAVLADLDNDGRKEILFASYDGKLHAWWLDKTEHHNWPYVVPGTGYRFAAEPAVADLDNDGCAEVLFTSYPEKRNNFVGQLHVLNCRGQSLFALNLPAPRGDDWNGGLGAPTLANLDADADLELVIGTSQSGAVAYDLPGTANARVLWGTGRGSLRRTGLAPSIDRIFANGFQ; encoded by the coding sequence ATGAACGCCTTCCGCTATCGCTTCCTGTCGCTCGCCCTGCTGCTGATGGTTGTCCCGCCAGCCCATTCGGTGGTCCAGTCGCCGGTCCTGAAGTGGCAGTATGCCGGCTGCTCCGCTTCGGACTGCCAGACCGGCTGGTACGCTTCGCCAGCCGCCTTCGACTTGGATAACGACGGCCAAGTCGAGGTGATCTGGGGCGGCCAGGATATCGCCAGCTTCAACGGCGCCACGGGCGCAACCGAGTGGCAGCAACCGGGCAGCGCGCGCATCTGGCCCGCGATTGCCGTGGCAGACCTGGAAGGCGACGGCCCGGTGGAAGTCATCGTCGGACGCGGCAGCAACCAGGTCGCCGTGTATTCCAATGCCGGCGTGCTTCGGTCCGGATGGCCGAAGAATCCGTTCTCCGGCGGCGAAGTGCGCACCCTGGCGGTGGAAGACCTCGAATCAGACGGCGACCTGGAAATTGTCGTCGGCCGCGGCAGCAGCGGCTCGACGCTGCAGGTCAATGTCTACGAACACACCGGCGTCGTGCGAACCGGCTGGCCGGCCCGCCGCACGGGCGAGCCCGGTTTCGGCGCGGGCCTGTACAACGAGAACATCGCCATCGCCGACATGAACGGTGATGGCTTCAAGGAAATCTTCGCCCCGACCGACACGCACTACATCAACGCGTTTGCCCGCAATGGCGACCAGTTGCGCGCCAGCACCCTGTACGGAACGCCCGGCGGCGTGGCCAAGTTCTGGTCGCAGGTCGGCGTGCACGTGGACCAGGCGGCCGATCTTGCCGGCTTCGCCGATTGCGGCGTGCAACATCGGCCGAACTTCGCCAACGCGGCACCCGCGGTCGGCGACCTCGACGGCGACGGGTCGCTGGAACTGGTATTTCCGGGCGATGTATACAACTGTGATATTGGCGACCCGGATGGCGACCTGTACTACCTGCCCTGGATCCTGCGCATGGACCGCACGCGGTGGGCGGCGTCCGGCTACGACTGGACCGTCATTCCCGCACCCGGCGCGAGCGGACCGGCGTTGACGCAGGATTACACCGTGATCGAGTCATCGGTGAGCAACGCCGTCCTGGCCGACCTCGACAACGACGGACGCAAGGAAATTCTCTTCGCCAGCTACGACGGCAAGCTGCACGCCTGGTGGCTGGACAAGACCGAACACCACAACTGGCCCTATGTCGTACCCGGCACCGGTTATCGGTTCGCCGCGGAGCCGGCGGTTGCCGACCTGGATAACGACGGCTGCGCCGAAGTGCTGTTCACCTCCTACCCGGAGAAGCGCAACAACTTCGTCGGCCAGCTGCATGTGCTCAATTGCCGTGGACAGTCGCTGTTCGCGCTGAACCTGCCCGCGCCGCGCGGCGACGACTGGAACGGCGGCCTGGGCGCACCCACGCTGGCCAACCTCGATGCCGATGCCGACCTGGAACTGGTGATCGGCACGTCGCAGTCCGGCGCAGTGGCCTACGACCTGCCGGGAACGGCCAATGCACGCGTGCTCTGGGGCACCGGCCGGGGCAGTCTCAGACGAACGGGCCTGGCGCCGTCGATCGACCGCATTTTCGCCAACGGCTTTCAGTAG
- a CDS encoding DUF6348 family protein, translating into MFDWLKRLTGQGSAPAPKAPQLTAEPAATPAPSDPSAALPDAQSELRQALARRDVPVDTRDGWLVDTEFDMAIRAELLEVASAAQGTRVAIGVEIRHPVFGETTVREYVHSAGDTVLDAMVSGLDRWAQADYVVLEDVFREQAESCLAMVMDGAATAERPAFRRRILMGPVQHFVRRDPDAAPQCAIDGEEHSPFCPCCLFTSGHEAFFPVVSAPGFYAIRLFAARHEDGEISADCRINGEDFEPGAEALRRYVATWPGEGFTFRKQYVVAHDAAHLPPPDRGGV; encoded by the coding sequence ATGTTCGATTGGCTCAAGCGGCTCACGGGGCAAGGCAGCGCGCCGGCGCCAAAAGCCCCGCAACTCACCGCAGAACCGGCGGCAACGCCGGCGCCGTCCGATCCCTCCGCGGCACTTCCCGATGCCCAGTCGGAACTCCGGCAGGCCCTGGCGCGTCGCGACGTGCCCGTCGACACCCGGGACGGGTGGCTGGTGGATACGGAATTCGACATGGCCATCCGCGCAGAGCTGCTGGAAGTGGCTTCCGCCGCCCAGGGCACGCGCGTGGCGATCGGCGTGGAAATTCGGCATCCGGTTTTCGGTGAAACCACGGTGCGCGAATACGTGCACAGTGCAGGCGATACCGTGCTGGATGCGATGGTGTCCGGCCTGGACCGGTGGGCGCAGGCCGACTACGTCGTTCTGGAGGACGTTTTCCGCGAGCAAGCCGAATCGTGCCTTGCCATGGTGATGGACGGTGCCGCCACCGCGGAGCGCCCCGCGTTTCGCCGGCGCATCCTGATGGGGCCGGTGCAGCACTTTGTCCGACGCGATCCGGACGCCGCGCCGCAGTGCGCCATTGACGGCGAGGAACACTCGCCGTTCTGTCCGTGCTGCCTGTTCACGAGCGGTCACGAAGCGTTCTTTCCGGTGGTTTCCGCGCCCGGCTTCTACGCCATCCGGCTGTTCGCGGCCCGTCACGAGGACGGGGAGATCTCGGCCGATTGCCGCATCAACGGGGAGGATTTCGAGCCCGGTGCCGAGGCCCTGCGCCGGTACGTGGCCACCTGGCCCGGTGAAGGCTTCACCTTCCGCAAGCAGTACGTCGTCGCCCACGATGCGGCCCACCTGCCACCGCCTGACCGCGGCGGGGTGTAG
- a CDS encoding DUF2269 family protein, whose protein sequence is MTYFWVKWVHILSSTLLFGTGLGIAFFLWVAHRGGDARVIAATARTVVIADTCFTAPAVITQFVTGFWLVQILHLPLHVYWVRMAIVLFFVIGACWLPVLWLQVRARNLARQAADDGTPLPPAYFRVMRWWFWLGWPAFLSVIAIFWLMVMKPSGG, encoded by the coding sequence GTGACGTATTTCTGGGTGAAATGGGTCCACATCCTGTCATCGACCCTGTTGTTCGGCACGGGTCTTGGCATCGCCTTCTTCCTGTGGGTGGCGCATCGCGGCGGTGATGCGCGGGTCATTGCCGCCACGGCACGGACGGTGGTCATCGCCGACACCTGCTTCACCGCACCCGCGGTCATCACGCAGTTTGTCACCGGTTTTTGGCTGGTGCAGATCCTGCACCTGCCACTGCACGTCTATTGGGTGCGCATGGCGATCGTGCTGTTCTTTGTCATCGGCGCCTGCTGGCTGCCGGTGCTGTGGCTGCAGGTGCGCGCACGCAACCTCGCCCGGCAGGCCGCCGACGACGGAACACCGCTTCCGCCGGCGTACTTCCGCGTGATGCGCTGGTGGTTCTGGCTGGGCTGGCCCGCTTTCCTCAGCGTGATCGCCATTTTCTGGCTGATGGTGATGAAGCCCAGCGGCGGTTGA
- a CDS encoding CheR family methyltransferase, whose product MEDSPPSSSRHHAEPGQPGGLDFPVVGLGASAGGLVALGRLFENMPADCGMAFVVILHLSPKHESSADQILQRSTRMPVMQVTQTQRIQANHVYVISPRKELLMQDGELRVMDADSVRGQHAAIDLFFRTLADAHDDRSIGIVMSGNGSDGSVGLARLKEQGGVAIAQLPDDCEYDAMPRAAIATGKVDFVLPAIEIPQKLMDLWQNARRIRMPRDEADPKIAVRRTNSEEAEKALHDIVDLLANRTGHDFRHYKRATVLRRIERRLQVNLLRDLPAYLEYLRKNVEETADLLDDMLIGVTNFFRDREAFEGLERQIIPELFVDRPPTDQLRIWVAGCSTGEEAYSIAMLLADEAEHQARLPAFQVFASDIDERAIAVGRNGCYPESIVADVPPQRLRQYFSKEQNHYRIRKSIRDKVLFALHNVLRDPPFSRVDMICCRNLLIYLNRDIQMRLLEMFHFALMPGGVLFLGSSESADAAGSRFEPIDKRLRIYRAKAQARGLRHPPELPLRVSPAVSRTLLPSGAPSPRERGFSFAEVHQRILEQYAPPSVIVDREYTIVHMSDQAGRFLRFAAGEPSHDLVTVVLPALRLELRSALFQATSTNKSVEARRVLVEHEGRVSYVNMVARPFRDVEACADFILVLFDEVEDTMSVDASSVVGKDTVLVRLEEELHATKERLQSTIEQSETSNEELKASNEELQAINEELRSATEELETSKEELQSVNEELITVNFELKSKMEETAKINDDLQNFIASTEIATVFVGGDLRIKRYTPRAEDLFNIIPSDVGRCILDITHRLAYPDLAADAKAAFETLRLIEREVRSRDGSWFVARALPYRTAENKIDGAVLTFVNITTLRRTEERLRVGESQINQMSTNVGDHAIISLDADGLVVAWNPAAENLFGYTATEMAGAPLDRIFMPEDQSRGLPGKDFRAANAHGRTESERWFLRKDGTHRYCRSAVTRLDATQLVGYAMVVRDITARARRDEESDLAERRERQLLEQSESASALKDEFLAVMSHELKHPLNLISVNAEVMARLPELQNAQRAQRALTTIRRAVQSQTMIINDLLDLSRMRTGKLALNFSTVDLVATVRGIAEVARADVATANLTVEYEEPPYDVLIRADSTRVDQVVWNLLSNAIKFTPAGGTIQLQVSKDHRHGRLDVHDTGQGIDPQFLPRIFDMFGQASARAASEQSGLGIGLALVKQLMEHHGGRVEATSPGIGRGTTLSLWFPLISSKLMPPPSMEAQVNAQLDGLDILIVDDTKDTLDAVSSLLQLEGAKVTVADSGARALELVKSHNFDLMLSDVGMPEMDGYALMRELRRNSAVDGMKTIALTGYGRNSDVEKALQAGFDAHVSKPLSMPKLVAAISSIMEERRH is encoded by the coding sequence ATGGAAGATTCCCCACCCTCGTCTTCGCGGCACCATGCTGAGCCCGGGCAGCCCGGTGGCCTGGATTTTCCCGTCGTCGGGCTCGGTGCGTCCGCTGGCGGCCTGGTCGCCCTGGGCCGTCTTTTCGAGAACATGCCGGCCGATTGCGGCATGGCATTCGTTGTCATCCTGCACCTTTCTCCCAAGCACGAGAGCAGCGCCGACCAGATCCTGCAACGCTCGACACGGATGCCGGTCATGCAGGTCACGCAGACCCAGCGCATCCAGGCCAATCACGTCTACGTGATCTCGCCGCGCAAAGAGCTGCTCATGCAGGATGGCGAACTGCGTGTCATGGATGCCGACAGCGTGCGCGGCCAGCACGCGGCGATTGACCTCTTCTTCCGCACGCTTGCCGACGCGCACGATGACCGCTCGATCGGAATCGTGATGTCCGGCAATGGTTCAGACGGCTCCGTTGGTCTTGCCCGGCTCAAGGAGCAGGGCGGCGTCGCGATCGCCCAGCTGCCCGACGATTGCGAGTATGACGCGATGCCGCGCGCTGCCATTGCCACGGGCAAGGTCGATTTCGTTCTCCCTGCAATCGAGATACCTCAAAAATTAATGGACTTGTGGCAAAACGCGCGAAGGATACGCATGCCCCGCGACGAAGCGGATCCCAAGATCGCTGTCAGGCGTACAAACAGCGAAGAGGCCGAGAAGGCACTGCACGACATCGTCGATCTGCTGGCCAATCGCACCGGCCATGACTTCCGTCATTACAAGCGGGCAACGGTGCTGCGCCGTATCGAACGGCGCCTGCAGGTCAATCTGCTGCGCGATTTGCCGGCGTACCTGGAGTACCTGCGCAAGAACGTGGAGGAAACAGCCGATCTCCTCGACGACATGCTGATCGGCGTGACGAACTTCTTCCGCGACCGGGAAGCGTTCGAGGGCCTGGAACGGCAGATCATCCCCGAGCTGTTCGTCGACCGGCCGCCCACCGACCAGTTGCGCATCTGGGTGGCCGGCTGCTCGACGGGCGAGGAAGCCTACTCCATCGCCATGCTGCTGGCCGACGAGGCGGAGCACCAGGCCAGGCTGCCTGCATTCCAGGTCTTCGCCAGTGACATTGACGAGCGGGCCATCGCCGTCGGGCGCAATGGCTGTTATCCGGAATCCATCGTGGCGGACGTGCCGCCGCAGCGGCTGCGCCAATACTTTTCCAAGGAACAGAACCACTACCGTATCCGCAAGTCCATTCGCGACAAGGTGCTGTTCGCGCTGCACAACGTGCTGCGTGATCCTCCGTTCTCGCGTGTGGACATGATCTGCTGCCGCAATCTCCTGATCTACCTTAATCGCGACATCCAGATGCGGCTTCTGGAAATGTTTCACTTTGCGCTGATGCCGGGCGGCGTGCTGTTCCTGGGCAGTTCCGAGTCGGCGGACGCGGCCGGCTCGCGCTTCGAACCGATCGACAAGCGCCTGCGCATCTACCGCGCCAAGGCCCAGGCGCGCGGGCTGCGGCATCCGCCTGAATTGCCGTTGCGGGTCAGCCCCGCCGTCAGCCGGACATTGCTTCCGAGTGGCGCGCCCAGTCCGCGTGAGCGCGGTTTTTCCTTTGCCGAGGTGCACCAGCGCATCCTTGAGCAGTACGCGCCGCCGAGTGTCATTGTCGACCGCGAGTACACCATCGTGCACATGTCCGACCAGGCCGGGCGCTTCCTGCGTTTCGCGGCCGGCGAACCGTCGCATGATCTCGTCACCGTCGTGCTGCCGGCGCTGCGCCTGGAGTTGCGCTCGGCCCTGTTCCAGGCCACCAGCACGAACAAGAGCGTCGAGGCCCGCCGCGTGCTCGTGGAGCACGAGGGGCGCGTGAGCTACGTGAACATGGTGGCGCGCCCGTTCCGTGATGTGGAGGCCTGCGCTGATTTCATCCTCGTGCTGTTCGACGAGGTGGAAGACACCATGAGCGTCGATGCGTCCTCCGTGGTCGGCAAGGACACGGTCCTCGTCCGCCTGGAAGAGGAACTTCATGCCACGAAGGAACGCCTGCAGAGCACGATCGAACAATCCGAAACCTCGAACGAGGAGCTGAAAGCCTCCAACGAGGAGCTGCAGGCGATCAACGAGGAACTGCGCTCGGCCACCGAAGAGCTGGAAACCAGCAAGGAAGAACTGCAATCGGTCAACGAAGAGCTGATCACGGTCAACTTCGAACTCAAGTCGAAGATGGAGGAGACCGCCAAGATCAACGACGATCTGCAGAACTTCATTGCCTCCACTGAAATCGCGACGGTCTTTGTCGGCGGCGACCTTCGCATCAAGCGCTACACGCCGCGCGCCGAGGATCTGTTCAACATCATCCCCAGCGATGTGGGCCGCTGCATTCTCGATATCACGCACCGCCTGGCGTATCCGGATCTGGCCGCCGATGCGAAAGCGGCGTTCGAGACTCTGCGCCTGATCGAGCGCGAGGTGCGCAGCCGTGATGGCAGCTGGTTCGTGGCCAGGGCACTGCCCTATCGGACAGCCGAGAACAAGATCGACGGCGCCGTGCTGACCTTCGTCAACATCACCACCCTGCGCCGCACCGAGGAACGTCTGCGCGTCGGTGAAAGCCAGATCAACCAGATGTCGACCAACGTCGGCGACCACGCCATCATTTCGCTCGATGCCGACGGACTGGTCGTGGCCTGGAATCCGGCGGCAGAAAATCTGTTTGGCTATACGGCCACCGAGATGGCGGGTGCACCGCTGGATCGCATCTTCATGCCGGAAGACCAATCGCGGGGACTGCCGGGGAAAGACTTCCGCGCGGCCAATGCGCACGGCCGCACCGAAAGCGAACGCTGGTTCTTGCGCAAGGACGGGACACACCGCTACTGCCGCAGTGCGGTAACGCGCCTGGACGCCACCCAGCTGGTCGGCTATGCCATGGTAGTCCGCGATATCACGGCACGGGCGCGGCGCGACGAGGAATCCGACCTCGCCGAACGGCGCGAACGCCAGCTGCTGGAACAGTCCGAAAGCGCGAGTGCGCTCAAGGACGAGTTCCTGGCGGTGATGTCGCACGAGCTGAAACACCCGCTCAACCTGATCAGCGTCAACGCCGAGGTGATGGCGCGGCTGCCGGAACTGCAGAACGCGCAACGCGCCCAGCGTGCGCTGACGACCATCCGGCGCGCCGTGCAGAGCCAGACCATGATCATCAACGATCTGCTGGATCTGTCGCGCATGCGCACCGGCAAGCTGGCGCTGAATTTCTCCACCGTCGACCTGGTGGCGACGGTGCGGGGCATCGCGGAGGTCGCGCGCGCGGATGTCGCCACGGCCAATCTCACGGTGGAGTACGAAGAACCGCCCTACGATGTGCTGATCCGCGCCGATTCCACACGCGTGGACCAGGTGGTCTGGAACCTCCTCAGCAATGCGATCAAGTTCACGCCCGCCGGCGGCACGATCCAACTGCAAGTGTCCAAGGACCACCGCCACGGCCGGCTGGATGTGCACGATACCGGGCAGGGGATCGACCCGCAGTTCCTGCCGCGGATCTTCGACATGTTCGGCCAGGCCTCCGCGCGGGCCGCCAGCGAGCAATCCGGACTGGGTATCGGCCTGGCCCTGGTCAAGCAACTGATGGAACACCACGGTGGACGGGTGGAAGCCACCTCGCCCGGTATCGGCCGCGGTACGACGCTGTCCCTGTGGTTCCCGCTGATTTCCTCCAAGCTGATGCCGCCGCCGTCGATGGAGGCCCAGGTCAACGCCCAGCTGGATGGCCTGGACATCCTCATCGTCGACGACACCAAGGACACGCTTGATGCCGTATCCAGCCTGCTGCAGCTGGAAGGCGCCAAGGTGACCGTCGCCGACAGCGGCGCTCGGGCCCTGGAGCTGGTGAAGTCGCACAACTTTGACCTGATGCTGTCGGACGTGGGCATGCCGGAAATGGATGGCTACGCGCTGATGCGGGAGTTACGCCGCAACAGTGCCGTCGACGGCATGAAAACCATTGCGCTGACCGGCTACGGCCGCAATTCCGACGTGGAAAAAGCCCTGCAGGCCGGTTTCGACGCCCACGTGAGCAAGCCGCTGTCGATGCCGAAGCTCGTCGCGGCGATCTCCAGCATCATGGAGGAACGGCGACACTGA
- a CDS encoding class I SAM-dependent methyltransferase has product MTTKEHWERVYATRATDTVSWYQPHAATSLRLIEETGTPRNLPLIDVGGGASVLVDNLVDAGYTNLTVLDLSGAALSASRTRLGARGHAVHWLEADILSVALPFRHFALWHDRAVFHFLTDPDEQREYARQLRQALKPGGHAIIATFAEDGPTQCSGLPVARHSMASLEAIFEETLELVAHHRESHLTPAGASQSFLYCQFRRAP; this is encoded by the coding sequence ATGACCACCAAGGAACACTGGGAACGCGTCTATGCCACGCGCGCGACGGACACCGTCAGCTGGTACCAGCCCCATGCGGCGACCTCGCTTCGCCTGATTGAAGAAACCGGCACGCCCCGCAATCTGCCGCTCATCGATGTGGGCGGTGGTGCGTCAGTGCTGGTCGACAACCTGGTCGACGCCGGATACACCAACCTGACCGTGCTGGATCTTTCCGGCGCCGCGCTGTCGGCGTCCCGCACCCGCCTGGGCGCCCGCGGCCACGCGGTGCACTGGCTTGAGGCGGATATTCTTTCCGTAGCGCTGCCGTTCCGCCACTTCGCCCTCTGGCACGACCGCGCGGTGTTCCATTTCCTGACCGATCCGGACGAGCAGCGGGAATACGCGCGCCAGCTGCGCCAGGCGCTCAAGCCGGGCGGCCATGCCATCATCGCCACGTTTGCCGAGGATGGCCCGACGCAATGCAGCGGCCTGCCGGTTGCCCGGCACAGCATGGCTTCCCTGGAAGCGATTTTCGAAGAAACGCTCGAACTCGTCGCCCATCACCGCGAATCGCACCTCACGCCGGCGGGCGCTAGCCAGTCGTTCCTGTACTGCCAGTTTCGCCGCGCGCCATAG